The following coding sequences are from one Novosphingobium sp. Gsoil 351 window:
- a CDS encoding NADP-dependent isocitrate dehydrogenase, whose amino-acid sequence MAKIKVKNPIVEIDGDEMTRIIWQWIRERLILPYLDIELKYYDLSVENRDATADHVTVESANAIHRYGVGVKCATITPDEGRVKEFNLKRMWKSPNGTIRNILGGVVFREPIVISNIPRLVPGWTDPIVVGRHAFGDQYKATDFVVPGPGKLRLVFEGDDGTVIDEEVFQYPSGGVALAMYNLDDSIRDFARASFNYGLGLKWPVYLSTKNTILKAYDGRFKDLFQEVFDTEGFKERFAEAKIVYEHRLIDDMVASALKWSGKFVWACKNYDGDVQSDTVAQGFGSLGLMTSVLMSPDGKTIEAEAAHGTITRHYRQHQQGKATSSNPIASIFAWTRALIYRGRFDGTPEVVKFAETLEQVCIETVESGAMTKDLAILIGPDQTWMTTEQFFEAIVNNLEERMGA is encoded by the coding sequence ATGGCGAAGATCAAGGTAAAGAACCCCATCGTCGAGATCGACGGCGACGAGATGACCCGGATCATCTGGCAGTGGATCCGCGAGCGGTTGATCCTCCCCTACCTCGACATCGAGCTCAAGTATTACGACCTTTCGGTCGAGAACCGCGACGCCACCGCCGATCATGTCACGGTCGAATCCGCCAACGCGATCCACAGGTATGGCGTCGGGGTGAAGTGCGCGACGATCACCCCGGACGAAGGCCGGGTGAAGGAATTCAACCTCAAGCGGATGTGGAAGAGCCCCAACGGCACGATCCGCAACATCCTGGGCGGCGTGGTCTTCCGCGAACCGATCGTGATCAGCAACATCCCGCGGCTGGTGCCCGGATGGACCGATCCGATCGTGGTCGGCCGCCATGCATTCGGCGACCAGTACAAAGCGACCGATTTCGTCGTTCCCGGCCCCGGCAAGCTGCGCCTGGTGTTCGAGGGCGACGACGGTACGGTGATCGACGAGGAAGTGTTCCAATACCCCTCGGGCGGTGTAGCGCTCGCCATGTACAACCTCGACGATTCGATCCGCGATTTCGCGCGCGCCAGCTTCAACTATGGCCTCGGGCTCAAGTGGCCGGTGTACCTGTCGACCAAGAACACCATCCTCAAGGCCTACGACGGGCGTTTCAAGGACCTGTTTCAGGAGGTGTTCGACACCGAGGGCTTCAAGGAACGGTTCGCCGAGGCGAAGATCGTCTACGAGCACCGGCTGATCGACGACATGGTCGCCTCCGCGCTCAAGTGGAGCGGCAAGTTTGTGTGGGCGTGCAAGAACTACGACGGCGACGTCCAGTCGGATACTGTCGCGCAAGGGTTCGGCAGCCTGGGCCTGATGACCAGCGTTCTGATGAGCCCCGACGGCAAGACGATTGAGGCGGAAGCCGCGCATGGCACGATCACCCGCCACTATCGCCAGCACCAGCAGGGCAAGGCGACCTCGTCCAACCCCATCGCCAGCATCTTCGCCTGGACCCGCGCGTTGATCTACCGCGGCCGCTTCGACGGTACCCCCGAGGTGGTCAAGTTCGCCGAAACGCTCGAGCAGGTTTGCATCGAGACGGTCGAGAGCGGCGCGATGACCAAGGATCTGGCGATACTGATCGGTCCCGACCAGACGTGGATGACCACCGAGCAATTCTTCGAGGCGATCGTGAACAACCTCGAGGAGCGAATGGGGGCCTAG
- a CDS encoding crotonase/enoyl-CoA hydratase family protein: protein MAMSEALTEVDDGILIVTINRPEAKNAMSKAAAEGISAAMDRLEAENDLRVAILTGAGGTFCSGMDLKGFLRGERPTVEGRGFGALSQWTPKKPVIAAVDGYALAGGMELALSCDLIVANAGAKFGIPEVKRGLAAAAGGLIKLPRQIPPRIAMELALTGDFMDARRAYELGFVNRVVDGPSLEGAKELARRIVENGPLAIIKSKEVVRNSFHWSDSEMWDKQNEVLGNLFMTNDAREGATAFAEKRKPNWTGT, encoded by the coding sequence ATGGCAATGAGCGAAGCGCTGACCGAGGTGGACGACGGGATTCTCATCGTCACCATCAATCGCCCCGAAGCCAAGAACGCCATGAGCAAGGCCGCCGCCGAGGGCATCAGCGCGGCGATGGACCGGCTCGAGGCCGAGAACGATCTGCGCGTGGCGATCCTGACCGGCGCCGGCGGCACGTTCTGTTCGGGAATGGATCTGAAGGGCTTCCTGCGGGGCGAGCGGCCCACGGTGGAAGGGCGCGGCTTCGGCGCTCTCAGCCAATGGACCCCGAAGAAGCCGGTGATCGCCGCGGTCGATGGCTACGCCCTGGCGGGCGGCATGGAACTGGCGCTTTCGTGCGACCTGATCGTTGCCAATGCCGGCGCGAAATTCGGCATTCCCGAGGTCAAGCGGGGCCTCGCGGCGGCGGCAGGCGGCCTGATCAAGCTACCCCGCCAGATTCCGCCGCGGATCGCCATGGAACTGGCGCTGACCGGCGATTTCATGGACGCCCGGCGCGCCTACGAACTCGGCTTCGTCAATCGCGTGGTCGATGGCCCGTCGCTCGAAGGCGCGAAGGAACTGGCGCGGCGGATCGTCGAAAACGGCCCGCTGGCGATCATCAAGTCGAAGGAAGTGGTGCGCAACTCGTTCCACTGGTCCGACAGCGAGATGTGGGACAAGCAGAACGAGGTGCTGGGCAATCTGTTCATGACCAACGACGCCCGCGAAGGCGCGACCGCTTTTGCCGAAAAGCGTAAGCCAAACTGGACGGGCACCTGA
- a CDS encoding N-formylglutamate amidohydrolase — protein MELAVSSADSLSFGGEIPGAAGAPAFAIHASAASPIPVLIAVPHAGRIYPPALTSAMREPQRAALRLEDRLVDELGSAVAAQTGAALVVAHAPRAMLDLNRAADDVDWEMIAGRPAMRTTHPPPGRRARSGLGLIPRRVPGLGEVWRGRLDHAELEARIAGIHAPYHARVAAELAGLRNRWGAALLLDLHSMPPLGERAGANAAAEFVVGDRFGATSDGGLVATAFACFAEAGARAAHNRPYAGGYALDRHAAPRRGLHALQLEVDRRSYLDASLRERGPGFAATADLLATLVRRLAAEVALLGNGAGVWPMAAE, from the coding sequence ATGGAACTTGCCGTCTCATCCGCCGACTCGCTCAGCTTCGGGGGCGAAATACCGGGAGCGGCGGGCGCACCCGCGTTCGCGATCCACGCCAGCGCCGCTTCGCCGATCCCCGTCCTTATCGCGGTACCGCACGCCGGGCGGATCTATCCCCCCGCGCTCACCTCGGCGATGCGCGAGCCGCAGCGGGCGGCGCTGCGCCTGGAGGATCGGCTGGTCGACGAACTCGGCAGCGCGGTCGCGGCGCAGACCGGGGCGGCGCTGGTCGTCGCGCACGCTCCGCGTGCGATGCTCGATCTCAACCGCGCCGCTGACGATGTCGATTGGGAGATGATCGCCGGACGGCCCGCGATGCGCACCACGCATCCGCCGCCGGGACGGCGCGCGCGCAGCGGACTGGGCCTTATTCCGCGGCGGGTGCCGGGACTGGGCGAAGTCTGGCGCGGCCGCCTCGATCATGCCGAGCTGGAAGCCCGGATCGCAGGAATCCACGCCCCCTACCACGCCCGCGTCGCCGCAGAGCTTGCCGGTCTGCGCAATCGCTGGGGCGCCGCGCTGTTGCTAGATCTCCACTCGATGCCCCCGCTGGGCGAGCGCGCCGGAGCCAATGCGGCGGCCGAGTTCGTCGTCGGCGACCGTTTCGGCGCGACCAGCGACGGCGGCCTGGTCGCCACTGCGTTCGCCTGTTTCGCCGAGGCCGGCGCGCGCGCGGCGCACAATCGTCCTTACGCTGGCGGCTACGCGCTGGATCGCCACGCCGCACCGCGCCGCGGGCTTCATGCGCTTCAGCTCGAGGTCGACCGGCGCAGTTATCTCGACGCCAGCCTTCGCGAGCGCGGGCCGGGGTTCGCCGCAACCGCCGATCTGCTTGCCACGCTGGTCCGCCGCCTCGCCGCCGAAGTCGCGTTGCTGGGCAATGGGGCGGGGGTCTGGCCGATGGCCGCGGAGTAG
- a CDS encoding SapC family protein: MASAPQPNLPLFYKDLMPLNSRDHGTWRARSMDSAPWLVGQHAIPLTVEEFPQAQRHFPIIFASGENPVPLALMGLNEGVNVFVNEDGKIDTPIYLPAYVRRYPFLLAKLTPETQELSLCFDPSSDLVGDFSDGEQLFEDNQPSQSTQNALNFCESFEQAGQRTGAFIEELQKHELLMEGEVAIQQDGIEQPFVYRGFQMVNQEKLKEVRGDVLRGWNQSGLLPLIHAHLFSLDLMREIFSRQQALGKGPAIPAPQVTAATVN, translated from the coding sequence ATGGCCAGCGCGCCGCAGCCCAACCTTCCCCTGTTCTACAAAGACCTGATGCCGCTCAACAGCCGCGATCACGGTACCTGGCGCGCACGCAGCATGGACAGCGCGCCGTGGCTGGTTGGTCAGCACGCGATCCCGCTGACGGTCGAGGAATTTCCGCAAGCGCAGCGCCACTTCCCGATCATCTTCGCAAGCGGCGAGAACCCGGTGCCGCTGGCGCTGATGGGCCTCAACGAGGGCGTCAACGTGTTCGTAAACGAAGACGGCAAGATCGACACCCCGATCTACCTGCCCGCCTATGTCCGGCGCTATCCTTTTCTGCTCGCCAAGCTGACTCCCGAAACCCAGGAATTGTCGCTGTGCTTCGATCCGTCGAGCGACCTGGTCGGTGATTTCTCCGACGGCGAACAGCTTTTCGAGGACAACCAGCCGAGCCAGTCGACCCAGAACGCGCTTAACTTCTGTGAGAGCTTCGAACAGGCCGGACAGCGTACCGGCGCGTTCATCGAGGAACTCCAGAAGCACGAACTGCTCATGGAAGGCGAAGTGGCGATCCAGCAGGACGGCATCGAGCAGCCGTTCGTCTATCGCGGCTTCCAGATGGTCAACCAGGAGAAGCTCAAAGAGGTCCGCGGCGACGTGCTGCGTGGCTGGAACCAGAGCGGGCTGCTGCCGCTGATCCACGCCCACCTGTTTTCGCTCGACCTGATGCGCGAAATCTTCTCGCGCCAGCAAGCGCTGGGCAAGGGCCCCGCAATTCCGGCCCCGCAAGTTACCGCTGCAACCGTCAACTAA
- the cpdR gene encoding cell cycle two-component system response regulator CpdR yields MIRILVAEDEEAMRAYLARALQNAGYEVVAVDRGTHALPYLQNEHFDLLLSDIVMPEMDGIELAQRCAEVSPATKVMFITGFAAVTLKANREAPQAKVLSKPFHLKDLVMEVERVFGSESAIGSR; encoded by the coding sequence ATGATCCGGATTCTCGTGGCCGAAGACGAAGAAGCGATGCGCGCCTATCTCGCGCGCGCGCTGCAGAACGCAGGCTACGAGGTGGTCGCGGTAGATCGCGGCACGCATGCCCTGCCTTACCTTCAAAACGAGCACTTCGACCTGCTGCTGTCGGACATTGTCATGCCCGAGATGGACGGAATCGAGCTCGCCCAGCGCTGCGCAGAGGTCAGCCCGGCGACCAAGGTCATGTTCATCACCGGGTTCGCCGCGGTTACGCTCAAGGCCAACCGCGAGGCACCGCAGGCGAAGGTTCTGTCAAAGCCGTTCCACCTCAAGGACCTGGTCATGGAGGTCGAGCGGGTGTTCGGCAGCGAGTCTGCGATCGGGAGCCGGTGA